A window of the Miscanthus floridulus cultivar M001 chromosome 14, ASM1932011v1, whole genome shotgun sequence genome harbors these coding sequences:
- the LOC136506154 gene encoding uncharacterized protein: protein MDGQGGGWLPLDLSLATAGPSASAGEQRPRARPNRRTVSSLYAELGAMLPNLPTDRPASKEEIVEAAAARVKMLEDTVAVLETYRAVRGTVGAGAASGAGRQPEVSVAVGAVCFCARLPARSPGALARALEAFHRRGVEVLVATVGRHGHGAGAAVLTVTAASAPPEVLEMIRADIAAIY from the exons ATGGATGGACAAGGAGGAGGATGGCTTCCGCTCGACCTGTCCCTGGCCACCGCGGGGCCGTCGGCGTCGGCTGGCGAGCAGCGGCCGAGGGCGCGGCCGAACCGGCGCACCGTGTCCTCCCTCTACGCTGAGCTGGGCGCGATGCTCCCCAACCTCCCCACCGACCGG CCGGCGAGCAAGGAGGAGatcgtggaggcggcggcggcgcgggtgaagatgCTGGAGGACACGGTGGCCGTGCTGGAGACGTATCGCGCGGTGCGCGGCAccgtcggcgccggcgccgcctctGGTGCCGGGCGGCAGCCCGAGGTGTCCGTGGCCGTCGGCGCGGTGTGCTTCTGCGCGCGGCTGCCGGCGCGGAGCCCCGGCGCGCTGGCGCGGGCGCTGGAGGCGTTCCATCGCCGCGGGGTCGAGGTCCTGGTGGCCACGGTGGGGCGCCACGgccacggcgccggcgccgccgtgctcacggtcaccgCCGCCTCCGCGCCGCCCGAGGTCCTGGAGATGATCAGGGCCGACATCGCCGCCATCTACTGA
- the LOC136505500 gene encoding uncharacterized protein, translating to MSSSTSLAALLLHGRPHSPSPPKAQLFVALPNNPTRFPASASVRAAYPPRWPLRAAGGEQDRRVQELRVPDSWLTPAGAAQESEWLRETLHKWLDDEYCPEPSNVNISSTAAGAYHESLIAGQSDLGEILLKMVGDLDKLSYKESFHGPFSAANAAVRLITQRMEESLPDE from the exons atgtcatcttctacctccttGGCTGCCCTTCTCCTCCATGGCCGCCCCCATTCCCCTTCCCCTCCAAAAGCGCAACTTTTCGTAGCTCTCCCCAACAACCCTACCCGATTCCCGGCCTCCGCCTCCGTCCGGGCCGCCTATCCTCCCCGGTGGCCTCTCCGAGCCGCCGGCGGGGAGCAGGACAGACGCGTGCAGGAGCTGAGGGTGCCCGATTCTTGGCTGACGCCTGCAGGAGCAGCGCAG GAATCTGAATGGCTGAGGGAGACACTACACAAGTGGCTCGACGACGAGTACTGCCCAGAGCCGTCCAACGTGAACATCAGCAGCACCGCCGCAGGGGCGTACCATGAGTCCCTGATAGCGGGGCAGTCTGACCTGGGAGAGATCTTGCTGAAGATGGTGGGCGACCTGGATAAGCTGTCGTACAAGGAGAGCTTCCATGGCCCCTTCTCGGCCGCCAACGCTGCAGTTCGTTTGATCACTCAGAGGATGGAGGAGTCACTGCCTGATGAATGA
- the LOC136504731 gene encoding acyl carrier protein 1, chloroplastic-like isoform X2 gives MLQDPTRCRKGPGVTLAQQVTAHASDLAQVTNVISSRSSVSFQSYRMTSVSISSRPSSLRFKICCSAKKETVDKVCSIVKQQLALPDGTALTGESKFAELGADSLDTVEIVMGLEEAFNITVDETSAQDIATVQDAADLIEKLMLEAPPKVV, from the exons ATGTTGCAGGATCCCACAAGGTGCAGGAAAGGTCCAGGGGTGACCCTAGCACAGCAAGTGACAGCACATGCCTCAGATCTTGCTCAA GTGACAAATGTGATTTCCAGCCGGAGCTCGGTTTCCTTCCAGAGCTACAGGATGACTTCTGTATCCATCAGTTCAAGACCAAGTTCTCTTCGGTTTAAGATTTGCTGTTCG GCTAAGAAAGAGACAGTTGACAAGGTTTGTAGTATAGTGAAGCAGCAGCTGGCTCTTCCCGATGGGACTGCTCTCACTGGCGAATCAAAATTCGCTGAACTTGGTGCTGATTCACTGGATACG GTTGAGATTGTGATGGGCCTGGAGGAGGCATTCAACATAACTGTCGACGAAACAAGTGCACAGGACATTGCAACGGTGCAGGATGCCGCGGACCTTATTGAGAAGCTTATGCTGGAGGCACCTCCGAAGGTCGTCTAG
- the LOC136504731 gene encoding acyl carrier protein 1, chloroplastic-like isoform X1 — translation MAHSLAASFSPAAARRQDPTRCRKGPGVTLAQQVTAHASDLAQVTNVISSRSSVSFQSYRMTSVSISSRPSSLRFKICCSAKKETVDKVCSIVKQQLALPDGTALTGESKFAELGADSLDTVEIVMGLEEAFNITVDETSAQDIATVQDAADLIEKLMLEAPPKVV, via the exons ATGGCGCACTCCCTCGCCGCCTCCTTCTCGCCGGCCGCCGCCCGGCGCCAG GATCCCACAAGGTGCAGGAAAGGTCCAGGGGTGACCCTAGCACAGCAAGTGACAGCACATGCCTCAGATCTTGCTCAA GTGACAAATGTGATTTCCAGCCGGAGCTCGGTTTCCTTCCAGAGCTACAGGATGACTTCTGTATCCATCAGTTCAAGACCAAGTTCTCTTCGGTTTAAGATTTGCTGTTCG GCTAAGAAAGAGACAGTTGACAAGGTTTGTAGTATAGTGAAGCAGCAGCTGGCTCTTCCCGATGGGACTGCTCTCACTGGCGAATCAAAATTCGCTGAACTTGGTGCTGATTCACTGGATACG GTTGAGATTGTGATGGGCCTGGAGGAGGCATTCAACATAACTGTCGACGAAACAAGTGCACAGGACATTGCAACGGTGCAGGATGCCGCGGACCTTATTGAGAAGCTTATGCTGGAGGCACCTCCGAAGGTCGTCTAG
- the LOC136504507 gene encoding protein RTF1 homolog: protein MSKPKSNLDDLLLQAAGRTGKNQSRPSNQRWNSGGSGSDGFDDDSDSDAAPTYSRKKPSQVPLKKRHQPEKGVRRGGGGWKDEDEDEDGRRSGGEDSDSAPSVGSDLYKDEDDKERLESMSELQREMILHDRGARRDDYKLKQRARASSSKTDKVGARKDSSPPPPPSRMRSSTRTDKSGSAAKSALDELRAKRTMRQQDTEARNRFNVLLPHSGSPTRRRAGSPPSDGSNDGDNRGRLNDHGRISDDGRDDEFDESPSRLDPLKFDDVKSITLRRSKLVKWFMEPFFDDLISGCFVRLGIGKTKSGNPRYRLCIVRNVDASDPDRKYRLESYTTCKYLNVVWGSEADAARWQMTQVSDSPPNEEEFKEWLQEAEKNGARIPTRQEVLDKKEAIQEAYNFVYSAQTVQQMLKEKSAVRRPINVAAEKDRLRSELEMALSRRNEAEAERIRAKLKNLQNGPQPVSKDDKAAKLEAMNRKNRADNFKNASELKPVNTSLKAGEAGYDPFSRRWTRSRNYYASKPGGDNAEETANGSSSNVVPSNEDMESKAQTGTAATTAAQVAAADAGKLIDTNAPVDLGTESNVLHTFELPISLSSLQEFGGAKGLFDGYMARRQKIEATMGYKVPDNDGRRHALTLSVSDYKRRRGLL, encoded by the coding sequence ATGTCGAAGCCGAAGTCGAACCTAGATGATCTGCTTCTGCAGGCCGCCGGCCGGACGGGGAAGAACCAGTCCCGTCCTAGCAACCAGCGGTGGAACTCTGGGGGGAGCGGCTCCGACGGCTTCGACgacgactccgactccgacgccGCGCCGACCTACTCGAGGAAGAAGCCTTCGCAGGTACCGCTCAAGAAGCGGCACCAGCCGGAGAAGGGCGTCCGGCGTGGCGGCGGTGGGTggaaggacgaggatgaggacgaagaTGGGCGCCGGAGTGGCGGGGAGGACTCGGACAGCGCCCCTTCAGTCGGGAGTGACCTAtacaaggatgaggacgacaaGGAGCGTCTAGAGAGCATGTCTGAGCTGCAAAGGGAGATGATCCTGCACGACCGGGGCGCCCGCCGCGACGACTACAAGCTCAAGCAGCGGGCACGTGCGTCCTCGTCCAAGACGGACAAGGTGGGTGCGCGAAAGGATAGCAGCCCACCCCCGCCGCCAAGCCGGATGCGGTCTTCAACCCGAACTGACAAGTCTGGATCTGCCGCCAAGAGCGCGCTGGACGAGCTGCGGGCAAAGCGGACTATGCGGCAACAGGACACGGAGGCGCGCAACAGGTTCAATGTCCTGCTCCCACATAGTGGCTCACCGACTAGGCGTAGGGCTGGGAGCCCCCCAAGTGATGGGAGCAACGATGGTGATAACAGGGGTAGGCTGAATGATCATGGGAGGATTTCTGATGATGGCAGGGATGATGAATTTGATGAATCGCCGAGTAGGCTTGACCCACTCAAGTTTGATGATGTGAAGAGTATTACCCTCAGGAGGTCAAAGCTGGTGAAATGGTTCATGGAACCATTCTTTGATGATCTAATTTCTGGGTGTTTTGTGCGGCTAGGTATTGGCAAGACAAAGTCTGGGAACCCGAGATACAGGCTGTGCATAGTGAGGAATGTGGATGCAAGCGATCCGGATCGGAAGTACAGACTCGAGAGCTACACGACATGCAAATATCTCAATGTTGTCTGGGGTAGTGAGGCTGATGCTGCCCGGTGGCAGATGACTCAGGTATCAGACTCCCCACCCAACGAAGAAGAGTTCAAGGAATGGCTGCAAGAGGCTGAGAAGAATGGTGCGCGTATACCGACTCGTCAGGAAGTGCTGGATAAGAAAGAAGCCATTCAGGAGGCCTATAACTTTGTGTATTCAGCACAAACTGTACAGCAGATGCTGAAAGAGAAATCAGCTGTGAGACGCCCTATCAATGTTGCTGCTGAGAAGGATCGGTTGAGGAGTGAGTTGGAGATGGCTCTGAGCCGTAGGAATGAAGCTGAAGCAGAGAGGATTCGTGCGAAGCTGAAAAATCTGCAAAACGGGCCACAGCCAGTTTCAAAAGATGATAAGGCTGCAAAGTTGGAGGCTATGAACCGGAAGAACCGTGCTGATAACTTCAAGAATGCTTCAGAACTGAAACCTGTAAATACATCTTTGAAGGCAGGAGAGGCTGGATATGACCCTTTCTCAAGGAGGTGGACAAGATCAAGAAACTATTATGCATCGAAGCCAGGAGGAGATAATGCTGAAGAAACTGCCAACGGGTCCAGTAGCAATGTAGTGCCTAGCAATGAAGATATGGAGAGCAAGGCTCAAACTGGTACAGCAGCCACAACAGCAGCTCAAGTGGCAGCAGCTGACGCCGGGAAGCTCATCGATACCAATGCACCAGTGGATCTGGGAACAGAATCAAATGTGCTGCATACATTTGAGCTTCCTATATCATTGTCTTCTCTGCAAGAATTTGGTGGAGCCAAGGGCCTGTTCGATGGTTACATGGCAAGGAGGCAGAAGATAGAAGCTACAATGGGGTACAAAGTGCCTGACAACGATGGGAGGAGGCATGCTTTAACCCTGAGTGTGAGTGATTACAAACGGCGACGGGGTCTCCTCTGA
- the LOC136504731 gene encoding acyl carrier protein 1, chloroplastic-like isoform X3 produces MAHSLAASFSPAAARRQVTNVISSRSSVSFQSYRMTSVSISSRPSSLRFKICCSAKKETVDKVCSIVKQQLALPDGTALTGESKFAELGADSLDTVEIVMGLEEAFNITVDETSAQDIATVQDAADLIEKLMLEAPPKVV; encoded by the exons ATGGCGCACTCCCTCGCCGCCTCCTTCTCGCCGGCCGCCGCCCGGCGCCAG GTGACAAATGTGATTTCCAGCCGGAGCTCGGTTTCCTTCCAGAGCTACAGGATGACTTCTGTATCCATCAGTTCAAGACCAAGTTCTCTTCGGTTTAAGATTTGCTGTTCG GCTAAGAAAGAGACAGTTGACAAGGTTTGTAGTATAGTGAAGCAGCAGCTGGCTCTTCCCGATGGGACTGCTCTCACTGGCGAATCAAAATTCGCTGAACTTGGTGCTGATTCACTGGATACG GTTGAGATTGTGATGGGCCTGGAGGAGGCATTCAACATAACTGTCGACGAAACAAGTGCACAGGACATTGCAACGGTGCAGGATGCCGCGGACCTTATTGAGAAGCTTATGCTGGAGGCACCTCCGAAGGTCGTCTAG
- the LOC136506153 gene encoding uncharacterized protein yields MNTPPRVFVPGGDEYRACLDGDCQTTQKTGKNARRPISCACGQDALPGKQPGASASSKQAHKAGRENGYDFGFLHIKAIDDAGHDKAVKLKVRGLEAVDRAIGQLARLLWEAEKAGHYQYFLCVTGDHSTPVEYGDHSFEPVPFAICRLRDYAAAIREDNVTNTQLDDFPLPSVKSGEDLFDDIESLERKPDQLKAFSGDALCEFNEVATARGCLGRFPGSEMMGIIKKFIKAKND; encoded by the exons ATGAATACACCACCTCGTGTTTTTGTGCCTGGAGGGGATGAAtatagggcctgtttagatggtGACTGccagacaactcagaagacaggCAAGAATGCCAGGCGTCCGATTTCTTGTGCCTGTGGCCAGGATGCGTTGCCTGGCAAGCAGCCAGGGGCCAGTGCGTCATCCAAACAGGCCCATAAAGCTGGAAGAGAAAATGGATATGACTTTGGGTTCCTGCACATAAAG GCCATTGATGATGCTGGTCATGATAAGGCTGTCAAGTTAAAGGTACGGGGTCTAGAAGCTGTTGATCGTGCTATTGGTCAGCTTGCAAGGCTTCTTTGGGAAGCTGAAAAGGCCGGACACTACCAGTACTTTCTTTGTGTCACCGGAGACCATTCTACTCCTGTTGAATATGGTGATCATAGCTTCGAACCTGTCCCATTTGCAATATGCAGACTCAGAGATTATGCAGCAGCCATTAGGGAGGATAATGTTACAAACACACAACTTGATGATTTCCCCCTCCCTTCAGTAAAGTCCGGAGAAGATTTGTTTGACGATATAGAATCACTGGAGCGCAAGCCTGATCAACTTAAAGCTTTCAGTGGTGATGCTTTGTGTGAGTTCAACGAGGTTGCCACTGCGAGGGGCTGCCTTGGACGATTCCCTGGAAGTGAGATGATGGGCATCATCAAGAAGTTTATTAAGGCGAAGAATGATTAA